In Hyla sarda isolate aHylSar1 chromosome 9, aHylSar1.hap1, whole genome shotgun sequence, the following proteins share a genomic window:
- the LOC130291739 gene encoding neurofilament medium polypeptide-like isoform X4 has product MEVGPHEFQEPEGGAMERRAVSNSVPSPPWPQPSLTLTSPPVLSRCSLYPQPPAETKTHRASLLVEDNAANHRPEGESSPSFVPRTIAVPPYHHSDPADLLPQAMLAAGLPTMHGGLLVLPVPPQNVMVSQDIDGPILKMSDRTLLDHTVMVPLYEEDPKWGKSLEEVEMGCNTETSDDGSKEDEGDPFRWMEGTNCESLGEEEEECDDGWREKDEDEEQSDEDDDNGGQSEGISDEDDAQSEGISDEEDEFYDEELGEEADDERTSDGSDEERPERKFNDQLEKVDDDDDDVGQGEFSSFPSSRAVDSSVTPARPNPCDQRGTAWKETDPEEPSDEELKKVYRDLRQDLHQNATLFKAMMREGLQGSPPTSPLT; this is encoded by the exons ATGGAGGTTGGCCCTCATGAATTTCAAGAGCCAGAAGGGGGCGCAATGGAGAGGAGAG CAGTGTCCAACTCTGTCCCAAGCCCTCCATGGCCTCAGCCGTCCCTCACTTTAACCTCACCCCCTGTGTTGAGTAGATGTTCTTTATACCCACAACCCCCAGCAGAGACCAAGACACATAGAGCCTCTTTGTTGGTAGAAGATAATGCCGCCAACCATAGGCCAGAAGGTGAGTCGTCGCCTTCATTTGTTCCTAGAACCATCGCCGTCCCCCCATATCACCATAGTGATCCAGCTGACCTTCTACCACAGGCCATGTTGGCAGCAGGGTTGCCCACAATGCACGGCGGTCTCCTGGTTCTTCCAGTCCCGCCTCAGAACGTGATGGTCTCCCAAGACATTGACGGCCCGATCCTAAAGATGTCAGATAGAACTCTCTTAGATCACACCGTAATGGTCCCGTTATATGAGGAGGACCCAAAATGGGGGAAATCATTGGAAGAGGTGGAGATGGGTTGTAATACAGAAACCAGTGATGATGGCAGCAAAGAGGATGAGGGTGACCCATTCAGGTGGATGGAAGGAACCAACTGTGAAAGTctgggtgaggaggaggaggagtgtgaTGATGGGTGGAGGGAGAAGGATGAGGATGAAGAGCAaagtgatgaggatgatgataatGG TGGACAGAGTGAAGGGATCAGTGATGAAGATGATGCACAGAGTGAAGGGATCAGTGATGAAGAGGATGAGTTTTACGATGAAGAACTTGGAGAAGAGGCCGATGATGAGCGGACGAGTGATGGTTCCGATGAGGAAAGGCCGGAAAGGAAGTTTAATGATCAATTGGAGaaggttgatgatgatgatgatgatgtgggaCAAG GAGAGTTTAGTTCTTTCCCAAGCTCCAGAGCTGTAGACTCATCCGTCACTCCGGCCCGTCCTAACCCATGTGACCAGAGGGGCACCGCCTGGAAAGAGACCGACCCCGAAGAACCTTCTGATGAAGAGCTGAAGAAAGTCTACAGAGATCTGCGGCAGGATCTGCACCAAAACGCAACTCTGTTCAAGGCGATGATGCGTGAGGGTCTCCAGGGGTCTCCACCCACCTCCCCCCTCACATAG
- the LOC130291739 gene encoding RNA polymerase-associated protein LEO1-like isoform X3 produces the protein MEVGPHEFQEPEGGAMERRAETKTHRASLLVEDNAANHRPEGESSPSFVPRTIAVPPYHHSDPADLLPQAMLAAGLPTMHGGLLVLPVPPQNVMVSQDIDGPILKMSDRTLLDHTVMVPLYEEDPKWGKSLEEVEMGCNTETSDDGSKEDEGDPFRWMEGTNCESLGEEEEECDDGWREKDEDEEQSDEDDDNGGQSEGISDEDDGQSEGISDEDDGQSEGISDEDDGQSEGISDEDDGQSEGISDEDDGQSEGISDEDDAQSEGISDEEDEFYDEELGEEADDERTSDGSDEERPERKFNDQLEKVDDDDDDVGQGEFSSFPSSRAVDSSVTPARPNPCDQRGTAWKETDPEEPSDEELKKVYRDLRQDLHQNATLFKAMMREGLQGSPPTSPLT, from the exons ATGGAGGTTGGCCCTCATGAATTTCAAGAGCCAGAAGGGGGCGCAATGGAGAGGAGAG CAGAGACCAAGACACATAGAGCCTCTTTGTTGGTAGAAGATAATGCCGCCAACCATAGGCCAGAAGGTGAGTCGTCGCCTTCATTTGTTCCTAGAACCATCGCCGTCCCCCCATATCACCATAGTGATCCAGCTGACCTTCTACCACAGGCCATGTTGGCAGCAGGGTTGCCCACAATGCACGGCGGTCTCCTGGTTCTTCCAGTCCCGCCTCAGAACGTGATGGTCTCCCAAGACATTGACGGCCCGATCCTAAAGATGTCAGATAGAACTCTCTTAGATCACACCGTAATGGTCCCGTTATATGAGGAGGACCCAAAATGGGGGAAATCATTGGAAGAGGTGGAGATGGGTTGTAATACAGAAACCAGTGATGATGGCAGCAAAGAGGATGAGGGTGACCCATTCAGGTGGATGGAAGGAACCAACTGTGAAAGTctgggtgaggaggaggaggagtgtgaTGATGGGTGGAGGGAGAAGGATGAGGATGAAGAGCAaagtgatgaggatgatgataatGGTGGACAGAGTGAAGGGATCAGTGATGAAGATGATGGACAGAGTGAAGGGATCAGTGATGAAGATGATGGACAGAGTGAAGGGATCAGTGATGAAGATGATGGACAGAGTGAAGGGATCAGTGATGAAGATGATGGACAGAGTGAAGGGATCAGTGATGAAGATGATGGACAGAGTGAAGGGATCAGTGATGAAGATGATGCACAGAGTGAAGGGATCAGTGATGAAGAGGATGAGTTTTACGATGAAGAACTTGGAGAAGAGGCCGATGATGAGCGGACGAGTGATGGTTCCGATGAGGAAAGGCCGGAAAGGAAGTTTAATGATCAATTGGAGaaggttgatgatgatgatgatgatgtgggaCAAG GAGAGTTTAGTTCTTTCCCAAGCTCCAGAGCTGTAGACTCATCCGTCACTCCGGCCCGTCCTAACCCATGTGACCAGAGGGGCACCGCCTGGAAAGAGACCGACCCCGAAGAACCTTCTGATGAAGAGCTGAAGAAAGTCTACAGAGATCTGCGGCAGGATCTGCACCAAAACGCAACTCTGTTCAAGGCGATGATGCGTGAGGGTCTCCAGGGGTCTCCACCCACCTCCCCCCTCACATAG
- the LOC130291739 gene encoding uncharacterized protein LOC130291739 isoform X1 yields MEVGPHEFQEPEGGAMERRAVSNSVPSPPWPQPSLTLTSPPVLSRCSLYPQPPAETKTHRASLLVEDNAANHRPEGESSPSFVPRTIAVPPYHHSDPADLLPQAMLAAGLPTMHGGLLVLPVPPQNVMVSQDIDGPILKMSDRTLLDHTVMVPLYEEDPKWGKSLEEVEMGCNTETSDDGSKEDEGDPFRWMEGTNCESLGEEEEECDDGWREKDEDEEQSDEDDDNGGQSEGISDEDDGQSEGISDEDDGQSEGISDEDDGQSEGISDEDDGQSEGISDEDDGQSEGISDEDDAQSEGISDEEDEFYDEELGEEADDERTSDGSDEERPERKFNDQLEKVDDDDDDVGQGEFSSFPSSRAVDSSVTPARPNPCDQRGTAWKETDPEEPSDEELKKVYRDLRQDLHQNATLFKAMMREGLQGSPPTSPLT; encoded by the exons ATGGAGGTTGGCCCTCATGAATTTCAAGAGCCAGAAGGGGGCGCAATGGAGAGGAGAG CAGTGTCCAACTCTGTCCCAAGCCCTCCATGGCCTCAGCCGTCCCTCACTTTAACCTCACCCCCTGTGTTGAGTAGATGTTCTTTATACCCACAACCCCCAGCAGAGACCAAGACACATAGAGCCTCTTTGTTGGTAGAAGATAATGCCGCCAACCATAGGCCAGAAGGTGAGTCGTCGCCTTCATTTGTTCCTAGAACCATCGCCGTCCCCCCATATCACCATAGTGATCCAGCTGACCTTCTACCACAGGCCATGTTGGCAGCAGGGTTGCCCACAATGCACGGCGGTCTCCTGGTTCTTCCAGTCCCGCCTCAGAACGTGATGGTCTCCCAAGACATTGACGGCCCGATCCTAAAGATGTCAGATAGAACTCTCTTAGATCACACCGTAATGGTCCCGTTATATGAGGAGGACCCAAAATGGGGGAAATCATTGGAAGAGGTGGAGATGGGTTGTAATACAGAAACCAGTGATGATGGCAGCAAAGAGGATGAGGGTGACCCATTCAGGTGGATGGAAGGAACCAACTGTGAAAGTctgggtgaggaggaggaggagtgtgaTGATGGGTGGAGGGAGAAGGATGAGGATGAAGAGCAaagtgatgaggatgatgataatGGTGGACAGAGTGAAGGGATCAGTGATGAAGATGATGGACAGAGTGAAGGGATCAGTGATGAAGATGATGGACAGAGTGAAGGGATCAGTGATGAAGATGATGGACAGAGTGAAGGGATCAGTGATGAAGATGATGGACAGAGTGAAGGGATCAGTGATGAAGATGATGGACAGAGTGAAGGGATCAGTGATGAAGATGATGCACAGAGTGAAGGGATCAGTGATGAAGAGGATGAGTTTTACGATGAAGAACTTGGAGAAGAGGCCGATGATGAGCGGACGAGTGATGGTTCCGATGAGGAAAGGCCGGAAAGGAAGTTTAATGATCAATTGGAGaaggttgatgatgatgatgatgatgtgggaCAAG GAGAGTTTAGTTCTTTCCCAAGCTCCAGAGCTGTAGACTCATCCGTCACTCCGGCCCGTCCTAACCCATGTGACCAGAGGGGCACCGCCTGGAAAGAGACCGACCCCGAAGAACCTTCTGATGAAGAGCTGAAGAAAGTCTACAGAGATCTGCGGCAGGATCTGCACCAAAACGCAACTCTGTTCAAGGCGATGATGCGTGAGGGTCTCCAGGGGTCTCCACCCACCTCCCCCCTCACATAG
- the LOC130291739 gene encoding uncharacterized protein LOC130291739 isoform X2 yields MEVGPHEFQEPEGGAMERRVSNSVPSPPWPQPSLTLTSPPVLSRCSLYPQPPAETKTHRASLLVEDNAANHRPEGESSPSFVPRTIAVPPYHHSDPADLLPQAMLAAGLPTMHGGLLVLPVPPQNVMVSQDIDGPILKMSDRTLLDHTVMVPLYEEDPKWGKSLEEVEMGCNTETSDDGSKEDEGDPFRWMEGTNCESLGEEEEECDDGWREKDEDEEQSDEDDDNGGQSEGISDEDDGQSEGISDEDDGQSEGISDEDDGQSEGISDEDDGQSEGISDEDDGQSEGISDEDDAQSEGISDEEDEFYDEELGEEADDERTSDGSDEERPERKFNDQLEKVDDDDDDVGQGEFSSFPSSRAVDSSVTPARPNPCDQRGTAWKETDPEEPSDEELKKVYRDLRQDLHQNATLFKAMMREGLQGSPPTSPLT; encoded by the exons ATGGAGGTTGGCCCTCATGAATTTCAAGAGCCAGAAGGGGGCGCAATGGAGAGGAGAG TGTCCAACTCTGTCCCAAGCCCTCCATGGCCTCAGCCGTCCCTCACTTTAACCTCACCCCCTGTGTTGAGTAGATGTTCTTTATACCCACAACCCCCAGCAGAGACCAAGACACATAGAGCCTCTTTGTTGGTAGAAGATAATGCCGCCAACCATAGGCCAGAAGGTGAGTCGTCGCCTTCATTTGTTCCTAGAACCATCGCCGTCCCCCCATATCACCATAGTGATCCAGCTGACCTTCTACCACAGGCCATGTTGGCAGCAGGGTTGCCCACAATGCACGGCGGTCTCCTGGTTCTTCCAGTCCCGCCTCAGAACGTGATGGTCTCCCAAGACATTGACGGCCCGATCCTAAAGATGTCAGATAGAACTCTCTTAGATCACACCGTAATGGTCCCGTTATATGAGGAGGACCCAAAATGGGGGAAATCATTGGAAGAGGTGGAGATGGGTTGTAATACAGAAACCAGTGATGATGGCAGCAAAGAGGATGAGGGTGACCCATTCAGGTGGATGGAAGGAACCAACTGTGAAAGTctgggtgaggaggaggaggagtgtgaTGATGGGTGGAGGGAGAAGGATGAGGATGAAGAGCAaagtgatgaggatgatgataatGGTGGACAGAGTGAAGGGATCAGTGATGAAGATGATGGACAGAGTGAAGGGATCAGTGATGAAGATGATGGACAGAGTGAAGGGATCAGTGATGAAGATGATGGACAGAGTGAAGGGATCAGTGATGAAGATGATGGACAGAGTGAAGGGATCAGTGATGAAGATGATGGACAGAGTGAAGGGATCAGTGATGAAGATGATGCACAGAGTGAAGGGATCAGTGATGAAGAGGATGAGTTTTACGATGAAGAACTTGGAGAAGAGGCCGATGATGAGCGGACGAGTGATGGTTCCGATGAGGAAAGGCCGGAAAGGAAGTTTAATGATCAATTGGAGaaggttgatgatgatgatgatgatgtgggaCAAG GAGAGTTTAGTTCTTTCCCAAGCTCCAGAGCTGTAGACTCATCCGTCACTCCGGCCCGTCCTAACCCATGTGACCAGAGGGGCACCGCCTGGAAAGAGACCGACCCCGAAGAACCTTCTGATGAAGAGCTGAAGAAAGTCTACAGAGATCTGCGGCAGGATCTGCACCAAAACGCAACTCTGTTCAAGGCGATGATGCGTGAGGGTCTCCAGGGGTCTCCACCCACCTCCCCCCTCACATAG
- the SLC35A2 gene encoding LOW QUALITY PROTEIN: UDP-galactose translocator (The sequence of the model RefSeq protein was modified relative to this genomic sequence to represent the inferred CDS: deleted 1 base in 1 codon), with amino-acid sequence MAAAAGAGDEERDMKQLQSDMSEPGSPPGRSAGERNNRRLKYLSLAVLVVQNASLILSIRYARTLPGDRFFSTTAVVMAEILKGITCLLLMLAQKRGNVKELVLFLYDAILIQYMDTLKLAVPSLIYTLQNNLQYVAISNLPAATFQVTYQLKILTTALFSVLLLRKSLSRLQWGSLVILFIGVAIVQSEQSGGKESVAASGQNYVVGLIAVAVSCLSSGFAGVYFERILKGSSASVWLRNVQLGIFGTALGLLAMWQQDGAAVAERGFFYGYTPLVWCVIFNQAFGGLLVAVVVKYADNILKGFATSLSIVVSTAASVHLFGFHVDLPFALGAGLVIGAVYLYSLPRTPDTPLSTTSQTSSLKEPFLPKIVSKQKGS; translated from the exons GAAACAATCGTCGTCTGAAGTATCTCAGCTTGGCCGTT CTGGTTGTCCAGAACGCTTCCCTCATCCTCAGCATCCGATATGCCCGCACCCTGCCCGGTGACCGCTTCTTCTCCACCACCGCCGTGGTCATGGCTGAGATTCTCAAGGGCATCACTTGCCTGCTGCTCATGCTGGCCCAGAAGAGAG GTAACGTGAAGGAGCTAGTCTTGTTCCTGTATGATGCCATCCTTATTCAGTACATGGACACCCTGAAGCTGGCAGTGCCCTCCCTTATTTATACCTTACAGAATAATCTACAGTATGTGGCCATATCCAACCTCCCAGCAGCCACCTTCCAG GTGACGTATCAGCTGAAGATCCTGACCACCGCGCTGTTCTCTGTCCTGCTCCTGAGGAAGAGCCTGTCCCGGCTGCAGTGGGGCTCCCTGGTGATCCTCTTCATCGGCGTGGCCATCGTACAGTCCGAGCAGTCTGGCGGGAAGGAAAGCGTGGCAGCGAGCGGTCAGAACTACGTTGTGGGGCTGATCGCGGTGGCCGTCTCCTGTCTCTCCTCAGGTTTTGCCGGCGTGTACTTTGAGCGCATCCTGAAGGGCAGCTCTGCCTCGGTTTGGCTGCGTAATGTTCAGCTCGGCATCTTTGGGACGGCACTGGGACTCCTGGCCATGTGGCAACAAGATGGCGCTGCAGTGGCAGAGCGCGGATTCTTCTATGGCTACACTCCTCTGGTGTGGTGCGTCATCTTCAACCAGGCATTCGGTGGCCTTCTGGTAGCCGTTGTGGTCAAATACGCAGACAACATCCTGAAGGGCTTTGCCACGTCTCTGTCCATCGTGGTGTCCACGGCCGCTTCTGTTCACCTTTTTGGATTCCACGTGGACCTCCCATTTGCCTTGGGTGCTGGACTGGTCATAGGTGCTGTGTACTTGTACAGCCTCCCCCGGACACCTGATACCCCCCTGTCTACCACCAGCCAGACTTCTTCACTCAAGGAACCTTTCTTGCCAAA GATTGTTTCCAAACAAAAAGGCTCATAA